A single window of Salvia splendens isolate huo1 chromosome 6, SspV2, whole genome shotgun sequence DNA harbors:
- the LOC121808999 gene encoding uncharacterized protein LOC121808999 yields MKVGEMDDQAIAKAITDFCERPKPARSSGIAQVSSLTKRLDQGKALEKEVAENPLPTEEPKPAKELKPLPAHLKYAYLGEEETMPVIINSQLTQGQKDRLLEVLRKNQKAIGWKLTDLVGISPDLCMHHIQLEEGAKPHRNQQRKLNPNMMEEVLKEIVKLVSIGIIYFIPDSNWGSSTSAFLEGYSGYFQIIVNPDDQEKTTFTCPFGTYSYRRTSFSLCNATGTFQRCMMSIFSDLLEDCIKIFMDDFTVYGDDFDQGLRSLNRVLERCRQKDLVLNFEKCHFMVTE; encoded by the exons ATGAAGGTCGGAGAGATGGACGACCAGGCCATTGCGAAAGCAATAACGGATTTCTGCGAGCGCCCGAAGCCAGCTAGGTCAAGTGGGATAGCTCAAGTATCTAGCCTAACGAAGCGGCTTGATCAAGGCAAGGCACTAGAAAAAGAAGTGGCAGAAAATCCTCTGCCTACTGAAGAGCCAAAGCCCGCGAAGGAGTTGAAACCCCTTCCAGCACATCTTAAGTACGCCTACCTGGGGGAGGAAGAAACAATGCCCGTTATCATCAACAGTCAGTTGACTCAGGGGCAGAAAGACAGATTGCTGGAAGTGTTGAGAAAGAATCAGAAGGCTATCGGCTGGAAGCTGACAGATTTGGTGGGCATCAGCCCAGACTTGTGTATGCACCACATCCAACTGGAAGAAGGAGCCAAGCCACACCGCAACCAACAAcggaaactcaaccccaacatgatGGAAGAAGTGCTCAAGGAAATTGTCAAGTTGGTATCGATCGGAATTATCTACTTCATTCCAGATAGTAACTGG GGAAGTAGTACTTCAGCTTTTTTGGAAGGTTATAGTGGCTACTTCCAGATCATTGTAAATCCAGATGACCAAGAGAAGACGACGTTTACCTGCCCCTTTGGCACTTACTCTTATAGGAGGACGTCGTTTAGCCTCTGCAATGCCACGGGcactttccaaagatgcatgatgagtatcttctctgACCTGTTGGAAGACTGCATTaagatcttcatggatgactttactgTCTATGGGGACGACTTTGATCAAGGGCTGCGTAGCCTGAACAGGGTATTGGAAAGATGTCGCCAGAAGGACTTGGTactgaatttcgagaaatgccattttatggttactGAATGA